Proteins encoded within one genomic window of Bradyrhizobium sp. 186:
- a CDS encoding IS91 family transposase, whose protein sequence is MARSGPEVADIFRRYGAAYRESHGASLCIAQRRVMSAIELCRTAAFGGHVERCDHCDHQRICYNSCRDRHCPKCQSLARAQWLDDRRSELLDTQYFHVVFTIPQSIAAIALQNKEIVYGILFRAASETLRTIAADPKHLGAQIGFFAVLHTWGQALFHHPHLHCVVPGGGISPDGTRWISCRRKFFLPVLVLARLFRRLFLDYLRKAFDAGDLQFFSSLESLRMRDAFLRHIAPIQKKDWVVYAKRPFAGPEQVLKYVARYTHRIAISNNRLLDIDDGKVQFRWKDYRNGYCQKTMTLGADEFIRRFLLHVLPDGFQRIRYYGFLANRYRAEKLALCRQLMQMPPPTPNRNREVNKDYRDRYEALTGISLKTCPLCRCGTMVVIETFERASSRAPIMDTS, encoded by the coding sequence ATGGCCCGCTCGGGGCCGGAAGTGGCGGACATATTCCGCCGCTACGGTGCAGCCTATCGTGAGAGCCATGGCGCCTCGCTATGCATTGCACAGCGTCGCGTCATGAGCGCGATCGAATTGTGTCGAACTGCGGCATTTGGTGGTCATGTCGAGCGCTGCGATCACTGTGACCACCAGCGCATCTGCTACAATAGTTGTCGTGATCGCCACTGCCCAAAATGCCAATCACTGGCTCGTGCCCAGTGGTTGGACGACCGTCGATCAGAACTTCTCGACACCCAGTATTTTCATGTAGTCTTCACCATACCGCAGTCCATTGCAGCTATTGCCCTTCAAAACAAGGAGATTGTCTACGGCATTCTGTTCCGGGCCGCCAGCGAGACGTTGCGCACCATCGCGGCTGACCCCAAGCATTTGGGCGCGCAAATCGGATTCTTCGCGGTGCTTCATACTTGGGGTCAGGCTCTTTTTCACCATCCGCATCTGCATTGCGTGGTTCCCGGTGGGGGCATTTCTCCGGATGGCACGCGATGGATTTCCTGCCGGCGCAAGTTCTTTTTGCCCGTTCTCGTGTTGGCGCGTCTGTTTCGTCGACTGTTTCTCGATTATCTCCGGAAGGCCTTCGACGCCGGAGACTTGCAGTTCTTTTCCTCGCTGGAATCCCTTCGGATGCGCGACGCCTTTTTGCGTCACATCGCGCCTATCCAGAAGAAGGATTGGGTGGTTTACGCGAAGCGTCCCTTCGCCGGACCTGAACAAGTCCTCAAGTACGTCGCACGATACACGCACCGCATCGCCATCTCCAACAATCGCCTCCTCGATATCGACGACGGCAAGGTTCAGTTTCGCTGGAAAGATTATCGCAATGGTTACTGTCAAAAGACGATGACGCTTGGCGCTGACGAATTCATCCGTCGGTTCCTGCTTCACGTTCTTCCCGATGGGTTCCAGCGTATTCGCTATTACGGATTCCTCGCCAATCGCTATCGGGCAGAGAAACTCGCTCTGTGCCGACAGCTCATGCAGATGCCGCCGCCCACGCCCAACCGGAACCGCGAAGTCAACAAGGACTACAGAGATCGATATGAGGCACTCACGGGTATCTCCCTGAAGACGTGCCCGCTGTGTCGCTGTGGCACCATGGTGGTCATCGAAACTTTCGAACGCGCTTCTAGCCGTGCACCAATCATGGACACCTCATGA
- a CDS encoding tyrosine-type recombinase/integrase, with amino-acid sequence MLVRTKGRQRARMPIPPDIGAAIVAYLRNGRPKSSCRRLFVRTLAPHVGFASGCAITMIAKAALDRVGIEGCAHRGAHIFRHSLATELLRSGATLSKIGQLLRRENHDTTRIYAKVDIDALRALSLPWPGGVQ; translated from the coding sequence ATGCTCGTTCGCACCAAGGGCCGACAGCGTGCACGAATGCCGATACCGCCAGACATTGGCGCGGCTATCGTTGCATATCTGCGCAATGGCCGCCCAAAGTCGTCGTGCCGACGGTTGTTCGTCCGCACACTGGCGCCACACGTCGGCTTTGCTTCCGGATGCGCGATCACCATGATCGCCAAGGCCGCCCTTGATCGTGTTGGAATCGAAGGTTGCGCCCACCGCGGCGCCCACATCTTCCGACACAGTCTCGCTACCGAGCTTCTCCGATCTGGCGCGACCTTGTCGAAGATCGGACAGTTGCTGCGGCGCGAGAACCACGACACCACCCGGATTTACGCGAAGGTAGACATCGATGCGCTCAGAGCATTGAGCCTGCCCTGGCCGGGAGGCGTGCAATGA
- a CDS encoding IS110 family transposase has product MAKQNDLSRCLVTFEQDATVIAVIEIGQSSWLVAGIVPGLERNPLKKLSPDQDALLQLLHRWQKEAVQAGRTIKRIVVAYEAGRDGFWLARWLRAREIEAYVIHPSSVPVSREHRRAKTDRLDTELLKRAFLGWLRGEPKHCSMAAIPTLVDEDAKRPGRERQSLVGERTRIINRLKANLARLGIRSFRPNLAQASNRLEALRTPEGSAVPANTQAEMQRDMNHLRFIKQQIKEIETSRAKRLAAAPNEQRHAMVRLLARVVGVGIDTADMLVQEVFSRNMRDRKALARYAGLTGAPDESGKKRRERGLAKAGNARVRRGMIELAWGHLVHQKDSALTAWYRKRTSDARGGTRKTMIVALARKLLIALWRLVTTGETPAGLLLRPAA; this is encoded by the coding sequence ATGGCGAAGCAGAACGACCTGAGCAGATGCCTTGTCACATTTGAACAAGACGCGACAGTGATCGCCGTGATCGAGATCGGCCAGTCGAGTTGGCTGGTCGCCGGTATTGTGCCCGGTCTCGAACGCAATCCTTTGAAGAAGCTCAGCCCAGACCAGGATGCGCTTCTGCAGCTTCTGCATCGTTGGCAGAAGGAAGCGGTGCAGGCTGGACGCACGATCAAACGGATCGTCGTCGCCTATGAGGCCGGCCGCGACGGCTTCTGGTTAGCACGCTGGCTGCGAGCGCGAGAGATCGAGGCCTACGTAATCCACCCGTCGAGCGTCCCGGTGTCGCGCGAGCACCGGCGGGCGAAGACAGATCGGCTTGACACTGAGCTGCTCAAACGCGCCTTTCTTGGCTGGCTGCGCGGCGAACCCAAGCATTGCAGCATGGCGGCGATCCCAACCCTCGTGGACGAGGATGCAAAACGGCCGGGCCGCGAGCGCCAGAGCTTGGTCGGGGAACGCACACGCATTATCAATCGCCTGAAGGCCAACCTCGCCCGCCTCGGCATTCGCAGCTTCCGGCCAAACCTGGCTCAGGCATCGAATCGGCTGGAGGCCTTGCGCACGCCGGAGGGCTCGGCCGTTCCAGCGAACACACAGGCCGAAATGCAGCGCGACATGAACCACCTGCGCTTCATCAAGCAGCAGATCAAGGAGATCGAGACGAGCCGTGCCAAACGCCTGGCGGCAGCGCCCAACGAGCAACGCCATGCCATGGTACGCCTGCTCGCGCGGGTCGTCGGCGTCGGCATTGATACCGCGGACATGCTCGTGCAGGAGGTGTTCTCGCGCAACATGCGGGACCGTAAAGCCCTCGCGCGCTATGCCGGCCTGACCGGCGCCCCCGACGAGAGCGGCAAAAAACGACGCGAGCGAGGGCTTGCCAAAGCGGGCAATGCCCGCGTGCGCCGCGGGATGATCGAGCTCGCCTGGGGTCATCTGGTACACCAGAAGGACAGCGCACTGACCGCGTGGTATCGGAAGCGAACTTCCGACGCCCGCGGCGGCACGCGCAAGACGATGATCGTGGCGCTCGCGCGCAAGCTTCTCATTGCGCTGTGGCGGCTCGTGACAACCGGCGAAACGCCGGCAGGTCTGCTGCTGCGACCGGCCGCATAA
- a CDS encoding transposase, which produces MDDHSDDIRRPLSPRIEVYAGVGRKHWPDDLKAQIVAESLEPGAVVTDIARRHGCRPQQVHDWRRRARLGQLVLPASTDTFSFVPLVSDSSEPAAAEPSVSPGAATVTVELLGARVEVR; this is translated from the coding sequence ATGGACGACCATTCGGACGACATAAGACGACCGTTGTCGCCGCGTATCGAAGTGTATGCTGGCGTAGGTCGAAAGCATTGGCCGGATGATTTGAAGGCACAGATTGTCGCGGAAAGCCTCGAGCCAGGTGCGGTTGTAACGGATATCGCACGCCGCCATGGCTGCCGGCCACAGCAGGTGCATGACTGGCGGCGCCGGGCGCGTTTAGGTCAACTGGTGCTGCCAGCTTCGACGGATACATTTTCGTTCGTGCCTTTGGTGTCGGATTCTTCGGAACCGGCGGCTGCGGAGCCATCCGTATCACCGGGAGCAGCCACTGTTACGGTTGAGCTCCTGGGTGCGCGGGTAGAGGTGCGCTGA
- a CDS encoding M24 family metallopeptidase, which translates to MNPDRTLKVRPLPPSPQVPLEELDARLSRVRKEMERAHIDVVVLSDLKNIQYFTDYRTLSVAYKSRPSFVVITQDQLHVVGCPSEVKIMESAPRRYSVISYNGYISEAVDAVAERIRSGAASGRQRIAIDYGQEMLGRGSLRMLDRLKELASDGVVQTAVDLLFRVRMIKTPFEAAMKRTAMSIVNDAFDQVIAQAYIGITEFELSRMLQAQIHLNGAESADNIPMLFSDGDFVYGIRPSERRLREGHYIWTDNNATYGGYPADRNRIARCGGPQNWEIETYKRTRSLTIEVAKSFKPGLRCRDVYNNFLRLWKDADLGELYGHVSRIGHGGGLDITEPPSVSASDDTLILPGMIFHVEPKLEKNGAIFQFEEVIYVRENGVEFISELSPDELPIVPAWPKKSA; encoded by the coding sequence GTGAATCCGGATAGGACTCTAAAAGTGCGTCCGTTGCCGCCGTCCCCGCAAGTCCCACTTGAAGAACTTGACGCGCGGTTGAGCCGCGTGCGGAAAGAGATGGAGCGGGCTCACATAGACGTTGTTGTTCTGTCGGATCTGAAGAACATACAGTATTTTACAGACTATCGAACGCTCTCGGTCGCCTACAAATCAAGGCCTAGCTTCGTTGTAATTACCCAAGATCAGCTTCATGTCGTGGGTTGCCCGTCAGAAGTAAAGATCATGGAGAGTGCTCCGCGGCGATACTCGGTTATTTCTTATAACGGCTACATTTCCGAGGCGGTAGACGCAGTAGCTGAACGGATACGTAGCGGCGCGGCGTCGGGTCGTCAACGAATTGCTATTGACTACGGGCAAGAGATGCTCGGGCGCGGCTCACTCCGCATGCTCGATCGGCTAAAAGAATTGGCGTCCGATGGCGTGGTACAGACCGCAGTCGATCTGCTTTTCCGTGTTCGAATGATAAAGACTCCATTCGAAGCTGCAATGAAAAGAACCGCTATGAGCATCGTCAATGATGCGTTCGACCAGGTGATTGCGCAGGCCTATATCGGCATCACCGAGTTTGAGCTGTCACGGATGTTGCAGGCCCAGATTCACTTAAATGGCGCAGAAAGCGCTGACAATATTCCTATGCTCTTTAGCGACGGTGACTTTGTTTATGGCATCCGTCCTTCTGAGCGCAGGCTTAGAGAGGGGCACTATATTTGGACTGACAACAATGCAACATACGGCGGCTATCCTGCCGATCGGAACCGAATTGCACGATGTGGAGGTCCGCAAAATTGGGAAATTGAAACGTACAAGCGGACGCGTTCGTTGACGATCGAAGTTGCAAAAAGTTTCAAACCTGGCCTGCGCTGCCGTGACGTCTACAACAACTTTCTGCGACTTTGGAAAGACGCAGATCTAGGTGAACTCTACGGACATGTATCACGTATAGGACATGGTGGGGGGCTTGATATCACTGAGCCTCCCTCGGTGTCGGCCAGCGACGACACTCTGATTTTGCCTGGCATGATTTTCCATGTCGAACCGAAGCTTGAGAAGAATGGCGCAATTTTCCAGTTTGAAGAAGTCATCTACGTTCGCGAGAATGGCGTAGAGTTCATCAGTGAGCTGTCTCCCGACGAGCTACCTATAGTCCCTGCGTGGCCCAAGAAATCGGCGTGA
- a CDS encoding tyrosine-type recombinase/integrase, producing the protein MRGFARHLANFDPRTEVSPVGILPGWKRAKPYVYADAEIDALLTAALALPPADGLRRWTYHTLFGLIAVTGMRISEAMGLERDDVDLYAGVLTVRLTKFGKSRLVPCIRREPRCATTPTGATRCSDHAAARPSFVAEQGGRLLHQYVHRVFWRLSREIGLRRPGDYTGPRVHDFRHRFAIRTLLDWYREGKDVEQQLLVLSTYLGHACVRDTYWYLSACPELMEEAARRLDRRWEVTP; encoded by the coding sequence GTGCGCGGGTTCGCGCGCCATCTCGCCAACTTCGATCCGCGAACGGAGGTGTCGCCCGTCGGCATACTACCCGGATGGAAGCGCGCCAAGCCCTATGTCTACGCCGACGCGGAGATCGATGCGTTGCTGACGGCAGCGTTGGCTCTGCCGCCAGCGGACGGGCTGCGCCGATGGACCTACCATACCCTGTTCGGGCTGATCGCGGTGACAGGCATGCGTATATCCGAGGCGATGGGCCTGGAGCGTGATGACGTCGACCTTTACGCCGGCGTGCTGACGGTCCGGCTGACCAAGTTCGGCAAGTCGCGGCTCGTGCCATGCATCCGACGAGAACCGCGCTGCGCGACTACGCCCACCGGCGCGACGCGCTGCTCGGATCACGCTGCGGCTCGACCTTCTTTCGTTGCCGAACAGGGAGGCCGCTTGCTGCACCAGTACGTTCATCGCGTCTTCTGGCGATTGTCCAGAGAGATCGGGCTGCGGCGCCCAGGTGATTATACCGGGCCACGCGTGCACGACTTCCGTCATCGCTTCGCCATCCGGACGCTGCTCGACTGGTATCGCGAAGGCAAGGACGTCGAGCAACAACTCCTAGTACTCTCCACTTACCTCGGCCACGCCTGCGTGCGCGATACCTACTGGTATCTCTCGGCCTGCCCCGAGTTGATGGAAGAAGCGGCGCGGCGTCT
- a CDS encoding pyridoxal-phosphate dependent enzyme, with protein sequence MAWIRNPAALQMRCVRCHRIWPFEEHDYVEGCPACLNSGWPASVKVDYQSWPNSLTARSIQDWLVYTSSPLLGEGCTPLVEFPVFAEALGVSKFFVKNEAANPTGSHKDRMAAMLVQRATELGVETVAAASSGNAGAALAAYAGHAGLSCVVVTTQDMSPNWRRAVEMHGATLLCTSTSDERWNLLAAKSRSGEWYPATNYLMPPVGSNPIGVDGYRAIAFELFVQMQANPATDVLVPTSRGDLIWGIAQGFADLRDAGLLERLPRVHAVEPFPRIRKCLENGDYRSIHEGQSAMVSIGGSTVTYQSIKALRISAGTALAVTDREALDDQGILARNGLYLELSSAATLSAARSLTVADDEAHSKVIVCLGTSHGYKEYENSQWPTEVYS encoded by the coding sequence ATGGCTTGGATACGCAACCCGGCGGCGCTGCAAATGCGATGCGTGCGATGTCACCGCATCTGGCCCTTCGAAGAGCATGATTACGTAGAAGGCTGTCCAGCTTGTCTAAATAGTGGCTGGCCGGCAAGCGTAAAAGTCGATTATCAGAGTTGGCCTAATTCTCTGACAGCGAGGTCAATCCAAGATTGGCTTGTTTACACGAGCTCGCCATTGCTTGGAGAAGGATGTACGCCGCTCGTAGAATTTCCGGTATTCGCAGAAGCTCTAGGCGTGTCGAAGTTTTTTGTTAAAAACGAAGCCGCGAATCCAACTGGATCACACAAAGACAGAATGGCTGCAATGCTGGTGCAACGTGCCACTGAACTTGGAGTGGAAACCGTTGCTGCTGCCTCCAGCGGAAATGCGGGAGCAGCACTGGCGGCTTACGCAGGTCATGCAGGACTGTCCTGTGTTGTGGTTACTACCCAGGATATGAGTCCGAATTGGCGGCGTGCAGTGGAAATGCACGGAGCCACGCTCCTATGCACGTCCACGTCTGACGAGCGATGGAACCTTCTGGCTGCTAAGTCCCGTTCAGGCGAATGGTATCCAGCAACCAACTATTTAATGCCTCCCGTGGGGAGCAATCCGATCGGAGTCGACGGTTATCGTGCTATTGCATTCGAGCTGTTCGTTCAGATGCAAGCGAATCCTGCAACAGATGTTCTCGTCCCCACTTCAAGGGGGGATCTTATTTGGGGCATTGCTCAAGGATTCGCTGACCTTCGTGATGCAGGTCTCCTCGAAAGGCTGCCTCGCGTTCATGCTGTGGAACCATTCCCGCGGATTAGAAAATGCCTGGAAAACGGTGATTACCGCAGTATTCATGAAGGGCAAAGTGCGATGGTCTCGATCGGCGGCTCGACCGTCACCTACCAGAGTATTAAGGCCCTTCGAATTTCGGCAGGCACTGCGCTAGCCGTAACAGACCGCGAGGCCCTAGACGATCAGGGCATCCTCGCCAGGAATGGCCTGTATCTTGAGCTTTCTAGTGCCGCGACCCTGTCGGCAGCCAGATCGCTGACAGTTGCCGATGACGAAGCGCATTCTAAAGTGATTGTATGCCTAGGCACTTCACACGGCTATAAGGAGTATGAAAACTCGCAATGGCCCACCGAAGTGTATAGCTAG
- a CDS encoding site-specific integrase: MTVLRQRMTEDMQVRNLSPHTQASYLQQVSLFARYFRMSPDALTPEHIRTYQIYLTNEKRLAPNSIHTAVAALRFLYRITLKKDWTFGEDIPLPKKPQKLPVVLSPEEVVHFLSCVDCNKHRVILTTCYAAGLRISEAVRLKAAAIDSARMVVRVEQGKGRKDRYVMLSPMLLEILRSYWIAVRPKEWLFPGIHDDRPITKDAVEAACQKAHRLSGLSKPVTPHSLRHAFAVHLLESGTDLRTIQLLLGHRSLATTAKYLRIATNKVCATSSPLDLLPHPVQAEPQPAPPKHF; this comes from the coding sequence ATGACGGTTCTTCGACAACGGATGACTGAGGACATGCAGGTGCGGAATCTGTCGCCGCATACACAGGCATCGTATCTCCAACAGGTATCGCTGTTTGCACGTTACTTCCGTATGTCGCCGGATGCGCTGACCCCCGAGCACATCCGGACTTATCAAATCTACCTCACGAACGAGAAGAGGCTGGCCCCCAATTCAATCCATACGGCTGTCGCGGCGCTTCGGTTCCTTTACAGGATTACGCTCAAGAAGGACTGGACCTTTGGAGAAGACATCCCGCTTCCAAAAAAGCCGCAGAAGCTACCCGTCGTCCTGAGCCCTGAAGAAGTTGTGCATTTCCTCAGCTGCGTGGATTGCAACAAACATCGGGTGATCCTGACCACCTGCTACGCGGCAGGCTTGCGCATCTCGGAGGCCGTCCGGCTGAAGGCCGCCGCCATCGATAGTGCCCGTATGGTTGTTCGCGTCGAGCAGGGTAAAGGTCGCAAAGATCGGTACGTGATGCTGTCGCCCATGCTGCTGGAGATCCTGCGCAGCTACTGGATCGCCGTTCGCCCGAAGGAGTGGCTGTTCCCTGGCATTCACGATGATCGGCCAATCACGAAGGACGCCGTAGAAGCAGCCTGCCAAAAGGCGCATCGGTTGTCTGGTCTCTCTAAACCCGTCACCCCACATTCGCTTCGGCACGCATTCGCTGTACATCTCCTCGAATCAGGTACCGACTTGCGGACCATTCAGCTCCTCCTCGGTCATCGCAGCCTCGCCACCACGGCCAAGTACTTGCGCATCGCGACCAACAAGGTCTGCGCGACGTCCAGCCCTCTGGACCTCTTGCCGCATCCAGTTCAAGCCGAACCACAGCCGGCGCCGCCAAAACACTTCTGA
- a CDS encoding succinylglutamate desuccinylase/aspartoacylase family protein — MIASQSRIWTPLDFERDGKFVDYLRLPHSTDRSAYGCIQIPIVCIKNAIGPTALLIAGNHGDEYEGQIALMNLARRLTPREISGRVIVLPSANFPAVKAARRVSPVDAGNLNRSFPGSATGTPTEMIAHYISTVLLPMSDIAIDLHSGGLSLDYVRCAIIRPGRTSEEHQELLELLRVFGAPISFVDSSQGGGGGGGATTLNAVARSLGVPTITTELGGGATVSPAGVQLAEHGITRVLKHIGIAPNLAGEERAGTEFMDYAGRDSSIYADADGIFEPAALVGQEVFEGDLAGRLYYIDDPTREPMELRFRKSGRVECRRFPSLTARGDCLYTLMLPTVV; from the coding sequence ATGATCGCAAGTCAGTCTCGCATCTGGACTCCGCTCGACTTTGAACGAGATGGAAAGTTTGTTGACTACCTTCGATTGCCTCATTCCACTGATAGGTCTGCCTACGGTTGCATTCAGATCCCCATCGTCTGCATCAAGAACGCGATCGGTCCGACGGCGTTGCTTATCGCGGGCAACCATGGAGACGAATATGAGGGCCAGATTGCGCTAATGAACCTCGCTCGCCGTCTTACACCCCGCGAGATCTCAGGGCGCGTAATTGTCCTGCCATCAGCGAACTTTCCTGCGGTGAAGGCAGCCAGGCGCGTATCGCCCGTGGATGCAGGAAACCTCAATCGCTCGTTTCCGGGTAGTGCCACTGGGACGCCGACGGAGATGATCGCACACTACATCAGCACGGTGCTGTTGCCGATGTCTGATATCGCTATCGACCTGCATTCGGGTGGGCTGTCGCTCGACTACGTTCGGTGCGCGATCATCCGGCCCGGACGTACGAGCGAAGAGCATCAAGAATTGCTCGAGCTTCTTCGCGTTTTCGGTGCGCCGATCAGCTTTGTCGACAGCAGCCAAGGTGGTGGTGGTGGTGGTGGTGCGACGACGCTAAACGCAGTAGCCAGATCTCTCGGTGTGCCTACTATCACGACCGAGCTTGGTGGCGGCGCCACAGTGTCCCCGGCCGGCGTTCAACTGGCCGAGCATGGCATCACGCGCGTCCTAAAGCATATTGGTATTGCGCCTAACCTGGCCGGAGAAGAGAGGGCCGGAACAGAGTTTATGGATTACGCGGGCCGAGACTCCTCTATTTATGCCGACGCCGACGGCATTTTTGAGCCGGCTGCCTTGGTTGGGCAGGAAGTTTTCGAGGGGGACTTGGCTGGACGACTGTACTACATCGACGATCCAACCAGGGAGCCGATGGAGTTGCGGTTCCGCAAGTCTGGTCGTGTCGAGTGTCGTCGTTTTCCGTCCCTTACCGCTCGGGGAGACTGTCTATACACTCTCATGCTCCCGACAGTCGTATGA